The following proteins come from a genomic window of Nicotiana tomentosiformis chromosome 12, ASM39032v3, whole genome shotgun sequence:
- the LOC138902432 gene encoding kinesin-like protein KIN-14N — MTTGHLPSLPTFYEEALREARELKTPDIGGGSSVGDPFQDCFTGVDDASDISDTSILLEEAQRLLSQCETELQKVSEERNALKFLCGQKDETIKDLQADLAKVHEEEAGLDKQVTILLIEYGLDPTVECNTSLSQLQQKFERIELLQGEVDQVKADCDRWKGNMNRLAAEKETTLAKLSSAEVQLRGIKEKSLAQATRIEELETRLAEAKAEIEKTKVMVDKSIAMHRADAEVAQMQLREASSRE, encoded by the exons ATGACAACAGGTCacttgccttctcttccgacTTTTTATGAGGAGGCACTAAGGGaggctcgagagttgaagacccctgatataggcggaggctctagtgtaggggatccctttcaggattgctttactggagtcgatgatgcctctgatATTAGTGACACTTCTATTcttttagaagaggcccaacgtctcTTATCTCAG TgtgaaaccgagctccaaaaggtcTCGGAGGAGAGGAACGCTCTGAAGTTTCTTTGTGGCCAAAAGGACGAAACTATAAAGGaccttcaagcggatttggccaAGGTTCATGAGGAAGAGGCCGGGCTAGATAAGCAAGTAACCATCCTTTTGATAGAGTATGGACTCGACCCAACTGTGGAGTGTAATACTTCactatctcagctgcagcaaaagttCGAAAGGATCGAGCTGCTTCAGGGAGAAGTCGATCAGGTCAAGGCCGATTGTGATCGGTGGAAGGGTAATATGAACcgcctggctgcagaaaaagaaactacCTTGGCCAAACTATCATCGGCCGAGGTTCAACTTCGAGGCATCAAAGAGAAAAGTTTGGCCCAAGCCacgaggatcgaggagcttgaaaccaggcttgctgaggccaaggcggagatcGAGAAGACAAAGGTCATGGTAGACAAGTCGATTGCCATGCACCGGGCCGATGCTGAGGTTGCTCAAATGCAGCTAAGGGAGGCTTCTAGCCGAGAGTGA